The genomic region CACTCGTTCATCCCACTCCTGATAGACGAAGACAGTTACTACCCTATTTATCCCACTTAATAGAGTACCTGGAACCTCATATGGAACTAATACAAAAATCAATGAAATCAAAAGGATTTAACAACGATAATCCTGTACTTTATAAACTAAAGAAAGCCCTTCCTGAGTACTGGAATAATCTGTATAGATCACTTAAAGTAAAAATCTATTTGAACGAAAACAGCCAGAGGGAATTTTTAATTGATGAAGGATTGGAATCTACAGAATAAGAGAGTAACCATCATGGGCCTGGGCTTACATGGAGGAGGATTAGCGTCCGCCCGATTCTTTGCAGAACAAGGAGCATTCGTTACGGTCACTGATTTTAAAAGCCCAGCAGAGTTAGAACCTAGTATCAACAAATTATCAGATCTTTCTATCAAATATGAATTGGGAGGACACAAGGAATCAGACTTTACAGAAGCTGATATTGTTGTCAAAAATCCTGCAGTCCGTATGAATAATCCCTATTTGGCTATGGCCAAAAGAGTCGAGACAGATATTTCCACCTTTCTCACATTCTATCAAGGCCCGCTTATTGCCGTAACAGGATCAAAGGGCAAATCCACAACAGTTAGTGCTATCTATCATGTACTAAAACAAATAGACCCTCGTACCCAATTAGGGGGAAATATTACAGTCAGTCCCCTTACCTTCCTTAATAGTATAGATGATACAACGCCAGTCATACTGGAGCTCTCCAGTTGGCAATTAGGAGATTTAAAATCCCGTGGTCTGTTACATCCCAAAGTATCTGTTATTACCAATATTTATCCTGATCATCTTAACACCTATAATGGCTCGATGGACTTATACGTTGAGGACAAAAAGCTTATTTACAAAGAACAAAATCCTGAATCCTTCAGCGTTTTTCAGAGTAAAGGAGAATATTCAGATCAATTCATCAGGGAAAGTCCTTGTCATCTAGGTTTATATGGAGAAAAGCGTCCCCAATCAGAACTTGAACACCTGAAAGCAGTAGCTTGGATTGAGAAGGAACAGGGGAGATGTCTGATCGAAGAAAAGGATGAGATATTACTAGACCTTCCCCATCAACTACCTGGTAATCATATGAGACTCAACTTACTATGTGCTGCTTTGTGTCTGAGATTATTTGGCATAGAAGCTGAGGCTATACGCAAGAGGATCGCCGGCTTTGATGGGGTACCCCATCGTTTAGAGCTTGTGGCCCAGCCTGAGGGAATCAAATGTTATAACGATTCAGCGGCAACTATTCCAGAAGCAGCGAACGCCGCTTTTCTAAGCTTTCCCCATAAGAAAGTGATAGCGATCACAGGCGGTACAGATAAGGATCTGGATTTTTCTGTCATACAGGAGGGATTAGAGAACTGTAAAGCTATCATCCTTCTCAAAGGAAGTGGGACAAACAAGCTCATTCCCCTACTGAATAATTGGGAACTTCCCTACGAAGGACCTTTTGATGATCTGGAAAAAGCTATACATAAAGCATGGGAAAGAGCTGAGACATCGGACATTCTTGTCCTCAGTCCAGGCTGTGCTTCCTTTGAAATGTTCAAAAATGAGTTTCACCGGGGTGACTTATTCAGAGAACTTTGTCAGAACTTAAGTTAAAAGAACTCTAGCCTAGATCCATATCCTGCCACTTATTATTGTAATAAAGGCGCACAGAAGAATATCCTCCCTTGCGGATGAAGTCTAAACCTTCAGTAAAGTAGAAATCCAAATGATCAGGATGGTGTGCATCAGAGTTTACCAAGACAGGGATTCCTGCTTTTCGCATTTCAGGTAACCATTTAGGATCTGGGTAGACAGTATCTACGGCACCTCGGCTAATCCCCCCGGTATTCACTTCCATAGCAACATGAGATTCTCTGTACTGTCCTATCTGAACGAGGGTATCAGCAACGATTTGCTCATACCAATCCTGAGTTTCATCAAAATAATGACCTTTTTTATTACGTTTCTTGATCAGATCAAAATGGCCTATGATGGAGAATCCTCCTTCTTTAACCATTTGGACAATATTCTGATAATAGCTTTGAACAAAGGCCTTACTATCTTTTTTAAAAATCTGTGTGTATAGAAAATCCACTTCTTCTTGTGGACCATCTATCGTCAATAAATGATGAGAATCTGCCGGTAAGTAGTGAACAGAACCTACTATAACATCAAGATTCAATTCTTGAAACTTTGAAAGTGCCGGCCCTGTGATTCCAGGAATGTAATCGATCTCAAGCCCTTTGTATAACTCAATCTGACCTTTATACTTCACCTGAAGTTCTTCAATTTCCTTCAAATAAGAGCCAAGTTTATCTTCTGGCATGGTCCAATCTGTATGAAAAGGGACTGGACCATGACTAGTAAATCCTATGGCATCAAAATCTCTTTGAATTGCCGATTCAATATAATCTTCTAATTCCCCCTGTCCATCACAATAATGACTATGGGAATGATAATTTGCTTTTAACATACAAATAATATAACCTAAGTTCAACTTTGAATAAATCCCTTGCGAAGTACAGAATATACAGGTTAACCTGTATAAGTGAATGGTAACTTAACTTATACAGATGAGACTCTCTTTCCTACTCAACCGGATTCCTCTTTTTGGAAGGTTATGATTTCTGATGATACACCGGAAGTCCATGCTGTGACAAAGTTAGCCTTGAAGAATTTCACCTTTGAAGACAAACCCATTCGATTTCTCAGTGCGTACAGTGGATCTGAGACCATAGATTTGATCAAAAAGAATCCTGACACAGCGCTAATACTGCTAGACGTGGTCATGGAACATGAAAACACTGGACTGGAAGTGGTTAAGAACATCCGGGAACAGTTGGACAATCATCATATCCGGATCATACTCAGAACAGGGCAGCCGGGCTTTGCACCAGAACGAAAAGTGATTATTGAGTATGATATTAACGATTATCGAGAAAAAACAGAGTTAACAGCCCAAAAATTATTCACAACCATAACAAGCGCCCTGAGGTCTTATAGAGACATTTTGACAATCGAAAAGAGCCGGCAAGGTCTAGCCTATATAATCAGTGAAGGCAACAATCTTCTCAAATGTAAAACTCTTGAAGATTTCTCACAAATCTCCTATCAAGGGATCCTTAGGTATCTAACTGAAAAAGAAGGTCATAGGATTGTCCACTCCAGTGTTATCCATTACATCAATGGGGTCCCCCAGGTAGCACAAGACTCCCTTCCCAATCCAATGGTATTAGCTCAAACACAACCTATGTCATTTCCCTTCTTCAAGGATAATACCTATTGGGATCGTCTTGCAGTCAATGACACAGATTATCTATGTTATTATTTTGAAACAAGTGAAGTATTAACCTCTACAGAACAGGAGATTCTCAAAACATTCTCCTCCTCTTTAAAATTAAATTTGGACAATCTCAACCTAGTCAGTGAGCTGGAAAAGTCCTTAAAAGAAAAGCAGATCATGCTGAAAGAGATACATCACAGGGTAAAGAATAACCTTCAAATTATCTCAAGTCTTCTGAATATGCAGACTGACAAACTCAAAAATGATAATGATAAAGAGTTATTCCATGAAAGCAAGAGTCGTATATTATCAATGGCTCTTGTCCATGAAAAGCTCTATCAAGCACCAGACTTGGCGGGAGTAGATTTCAAGGACTACCTGATTACGATTATCCATGAATTACTTTATAGCTATGATCAATATGGGAATATTGATGTGGATATACAGGCAGAACCACTTATATTAGGAGTAGATGCGGCTATCCCTTGTGGACTTATCGTTAATGAAATCATTACAAATGCTATAAAATATGCCTTCAAATCTCAAGAACAAGGGGTAATCTCAGTCAGACTTCATTCTACCTGCGGGGAAACAACTTTAGAGTTGTGGGATAATGGAGTTGGGTTCCCGGAAGGATTTGATACTAATCAATTAGACACTTTGGGATTACAGCTCATTACTCTGTTATCAAAGCAACTAGAAGGTACGATAGATATTGAAAGCAAAAAGGGAGTCTATTTCAAATTAGTATTCCCCTCTTGTAAAAGTTAAGATTCAAAAGATTTCTTCGGAATGATCACTTCTACAAAAAAACCCCTATCAGGTTCTGTATAGATAGCCAGTTCTCCATGAAATATATAATTAATAGCAGAATTGGCAACAGATATACCTAAGGACAATCCTGTAGACCAATCTCTTTCCAAAAGAGGCTTAAATAATGGCAATAATTCATCTTGATTACCTCCCTTTCCATGATCATCCACTTTGATATGAATAAAGGATTCTTCGCAGAAGACACTTATGATTCCCTCGCCAGAGCCATTATCGTAGGCATGAACGATAACATTTTCAATAAAAGGAGACAGGATACGATACATTGTTTCATTATGGGAGAAGAGAGATACCTCTTCCTGGGGAAAGTGAAAATCCCATTCAATAGCTGGATTACTATAGCGAAACATAACATCTGCCACAATCCATTTAATGGTTTCTTTTAGGTCCAGGGTATGGTTGCTTTCCGGTAATTCTAAAGCAATGGTTTTTATTTTATTCATAACCTTGATGGAATCATTAATGGAATTCTTGGCTATATTGAAACTTTCCCGATCATGTTGATTTAAACTAGGTTGAAGGATATCTAAAGCCATTTTTGACACGGACAAATGAGAATTGAGTTCATGATTAAGTCGAAGGATAAATTGAGCCAAACTGTTAAATTTTTCTTGGGTTAATAATCGGTTTTGACTATCTACTAATTCACGGAATTGCTTGCCCAATAAGCGATTCTGATCAGATAAGGTCTGTGTCATATTAATAAGGTTGTCATAGAAATCCTGAACTTCCTTCACACCTGTTTCCAGGGGGGTAAAGTTTAAACCCTCTGCAACTCTCTTTGTGTCTATCAAAATAATATCTTTCCAATACAGAATTAAAGCGACTTGATCCATCAGATACAATCCGGAAAGAAGAATTAATCCAATAAAGATTGCCACAAAAGCGGTGAACAAAGTACGATAGGTATAAGTGAATCCACGGGCATAGCGATTTGATATATTGGAAAACACATCACGAAATTGTCTAAAAGCTTCAACAGTTTGAACAGCTTTCTTTCTTAATTGATAGAAGGAAAAATATAGACTTCCATGAACCCCCTCAGGATCCAGGACCTTTAAATCTATAGAACCAGATTTTAAGGCATCTTCATATAAAGGATTCTTCTGAATATCCCTTATGATCTGAAAACAGCTTTGAGAATAGGAAAGGAAATAATCCCAGAGGGCTAGAAGACGTGTATATTCAGAGTTATGCTGTGATTCAAGTTCAAAATCCTGTAACTGCCTCCTAATGTATTCCTGTTTATCTTCCAGAGGCTTGATAGAAGTTTTCCAATCAGATGGTTTATAGGATGCCAATATTAAGTCAAAAGTAAAAGACTCCAGTTCCTGATTAAGACTGGTCATCTTTTTTTCAGAGTCATAATTGCTTCTTAAGGTGTTTACAACATGAAAAGGCACGATCAAAGCGAATAAGAAACTAAACGCTATCAAAAGGATACCTATGTAAACTCGTTTTTTAATGGTCATGATAAAATTGTTTTTTTCATCCTCTGTAGACCATAAAGTCTAACGTTTTGCTGCAATCTCTGCTTCTGCTCTCGCAGTCTCTGAAGGATAGAGATTAGCGGATACAGATTCCTTTCCCAAGGAATCAGCAACTTTATATCTGGCACATCCTAACGGATCAGTCAAACAAAAGGCTTTAGTTACCTCTTCGGCAAGTTCAGGCTTCCCCTGTAGTTTACAGTGTATAAATAGACAAATATCATAATACTTACACATAGAAACGCGTTAGTCCCCCTCTCCCATAATTAGTGTAAGATATTCTCAATGAAATAAATAGAATATGACAAAAATTTTACATAACTTGACAAAATAAAGGATAGGGTTTTAATTTTACCCCATGGCAGAACATCTACTATGGTATCTAGAAGGGAAGATGTATGATGGGGAGTCCTTGATTATATCCATAGATAAAAGCCCCTACAAAATTGGAAGAAGTGAAGATTGTGATTTAACACTGTCATCACCAAAGATTAGCCGCGTTCATGCACAGTTAAGTGTATGGAAAGACACCCTATCCATTGAAGATATGGACAGCACAAACGGAACCTTTGTGAACAACAAACAAACACAGGGGGAAATCGTCTTAACCAGTGGAGATGTTCTCCAAATAGGTGACAATTTGTTTAAAATAACAAAGCGTCAGCTCAATGATGGACCTGATTTTAGCCGAACACTGATTCACGAATCCAAAGAAAACAGGGAGAGCTTTGCTGATCATTATGGATTAAGCAAAAGGGAAGCAGAAGTGTTATTCTATCTATTAGATGGGAAATCAGGAACAACCATAGCAGAAGCTCTCTGTGTATCACCGGGGACAGCAAAGCATCATATTCTTAGCATTTATAAGAAAACAGAAACCCATTCAAAGCTAGAGTTAAGCACTCTCTACCGAAACTACGAATTGTTCACTCAGGGTTGATCCTCTTCCTCCAGGTTATCAGGGAGAAGAACTAAGGAATGTATATAACTATTAAGTAATTGAATATGGAGGAAAGCTTGATCAGTTTCTCCCATCTTTAAGTAATGTTCAATAATCCTACCAAGATCACTGATATATTGAATCCCGAATATACCCCCATTCCCTTTTACCTTATGCGCCCAATTAAGCAGACGATCATCATCCTTATCCTTTTTATCACTTAATAACTTATCACAATCGGCAGTCAACCCTTTGATATAAGCCTCTGCAAAGGGAATAACTAATGGGTCAACATAAACACGTTCAACAGGAATCATTTCCATAGTGTAAAAGTTCTCAAGTACAATGTCAAAAATAATATAGATAATGGAAAACTTTGATATCAAATTAAGAAAAGCCCCCGGATCGCCATCTAAAGGCAAATCCGGGGGGAATGGGTATTTTAATCGAAACCGAGCTTCTTCAGCTTGGGGGCTATAATCACCCTACAGAAACTAGCATTACGGTTGTTGTCAAAATATTCCTGATGATAATCTTCAGCAGGAAAGAAATTCTCTAATGGTGCGATCTCCGTAACAATAGGGTCTGCAAAATCTTTCTGAGCATTCTCCAGTGAGGCTTCTGCTTTCACCCGCTGTTCATCATTGTGATAAAAAATCACAGAGCGGTACTGAGTGCCTACATCTGCTCCTTGACGGTTTAAAGTGGTAGGATCATGAGCGATCCAGAATAACTGGAGCAACTTATCATAACTGATCACTTCAGGATCAAAACGAATCTGTACAACTTCCGCATGACCAGTATCGCCTGTACAAACTTCTTGATAAGTAGGATTATCTTTATATCCTCCAGAATAACCAGATATTGCTTCTATAACACCCTTCTGACGTTCGAATACTGCTTCAACACACCAAAAACAGCCTCCGCCGATTGTCATTGTATCCAAGGTTCCTCCTCAGGTAAGGTTCATACCTTTATATTAGAATAAAATACCATTACAATTGACAAATGGCCACTAATCCTTTCATATAAGCATAGGATGTCTACAATTGACCATAATGTATTACTATAATTAATGAAAGGAGACATAATGGAAAAAAGAAGCGTTTTAAGATTCCAAGGAAATGGAAAAGAATTATTTGGTATTTATGTTATCAATATGGTCCTAACCGTTTTAACCTTAGGTATTTATGCGGCCTGGGCCAAATCCAAGCGTTTAAAATACATCTATTCCAACACGGAATTTGCCAATGGGCGATTCAGATATCACGGAGAAGGAATTGAAATATTCAAAGGATTCCTAAAGTTTCTGGCGGTACTGGTAGTTATATACTTAGTGTATTTAGTAGGAGTGTTCTTAGAAGATAACACTATCATAGCCCTGGGATCGATCATATGGACACTTGGGTTTATTACTGTGATCCCCTTAGCTATTCATGGCGGAATGAAATACCGAATGTCCAGAACATCCTGGAATGGTATCCATTTTGGATATAGAGGCGACAAGAAAACACTACTCAAACTTTATCTTAAAAATGTAGGTCTAACGATTATAACTCTTGGTATATATTTCCCTTGGTTACAGGCCAATTTACAGAAATACATCATCTCTCATATCCGATTTGGCAATATAAAAGTTGAGTGGACTGGGACAGGGGGTGAATTATTTAAAATCCATTTGAAAGGAATCTTACTCACCTTTATTACCTTTGGCATTTATACATTTTGGTATCAAAAACACCTAATGAATTATCACTTTGGCCATGTAGTAGCCTATCAGGATGAGACTAAACTGATCATGATTCCCCATTTCTCAGCAGGAGAAATATTCATGGTCGGTGTTGCTAATTATTTTACTATTTTATTCACTCTCGGATTAGGCTATCCTTGGGCTGTTATTAGAATCATCAAGATGTATTTAGAGAATCTCATAGTCGAAGGGGACTTTGATCCTGACATTATTAGACAAACAGAAGAAGATTATTCTGATGCTACTGGGGAAGGCTTTTTGGATGCCTTTGATATCGGTGACGGACTGTTCTAATGCCTTGGTACTCATGCCGCTTTAATGATGGGAAAACCTCTAAACAACAACTAGGCCAAGTAACAGTGGGAGAAACACAATTAGTCCTGGAATATGAAGAGGACCGTTATACCCGTAAGCTAACTTGGCCTTATACTGATGTCTTCCGTGAAGAGATGCCAGGGGAAAAGAGAGTATCCCTCCTGTGTGGACAATACCCCAAGGTCCATATATCAGTAGAAGATCCCTTCTTCAAAGGTGAAATCGATCAAAAACTGGAATCAGGAAGCCTCTCCCGTAAGATCTATAAATGGTTCTTCACCAATTATACAAAGATCATTCTGGGATTTGTGTTAACAATCGGAGTCTTAGTTGGAGTTTATATCTATGGCGTTCCCCTCATGGCGGATGGTATTGCAAGAATCCTTCCCTATGAACAAGAAAAACAAATGGGGGATCTCATCTTCAAAAATATGTCAAAAGACTTGGCTATTGATGAGACAGGATCACAAAAACTTCAAAAATTCTGGGATGATTTAGATTGGGGAGAGCATCCTGTAAATCTTTATCTATCTAACAAAGAAGAAATGAATGCCTTCGCTATTATGGGAGGACACATTGTGGTCTATAAGGATTTGCTCGTTACTTTAGACACTCCAGAGGAATTAGCGGCTCTCTTAGCGCATGAATATTCACATATAGAAAAGAAGCATAGTGCCCGTTTGATCTTCCGGATGTTATCCAACTACCTTATCATTTCCTTACTGATCAATGATTATAGCGGAACAACGGCAGTCATACTCCAAAATGCAGACTCCTTCAGAACGCTAAAATACAGTAGAGATTTTGAGACGGAAGCCGATGAAAGAGGTGTAGAGCTCCTTAGGAAAGAAGGAATATCCCCCCAGGCCATGGCAGATCTCTTTACCAAGCTTAAGGAACAAGACCATTACACTGGGCCAAGTTGGCTAAGCACCCACCCCGATCTTAATGACAGAATCAATAGGATAATCGGTGAAGTTACAGAATCCCAAAAGGCATCCATAACTCACCATCCTCAATTATCCAAGACATTTGGCAGTCTTCAAAGCTATAGCTTATCCCTTAATGGAACCAGCCATGAGTCCTCTGACGAAGAATCGTTGGAGAGAGAAGAAGACGACTAGAGGCAGGATCATACTCAGGAAGGCACCTGAAGTTAAAAGGTGCCAATCCTGTCCTTTTTCCCCAACCATAGCGGCCAGAGCAGAAGTGACTACCCTATTCTTGTCTCCAAGAAATATTAAGGCTATCAAATAATCATTCCAAACCCATAAAAATTGGAATATAGCAAAGCTAGCTAAAGCAGGAACGGATAAGGGAATCACCAAACGGGCAAAGATATTAAAAGGAGTAGCCCCATCTAAAAAGGCTGATTCAAAGATATCCCTTGGAAGAGTGGATATATAATTAAACAAAAGATACACAGCTAATGGCAATCCAAAACCCGTATGAGCCAACCACATTCCCAGAAAAGATCCATTCAAATCCAAACTAGTATAATCTTGAAGAATAGGAATAAGGGCTATCTGCAAGGGAACAACCAATAAGGCCACAACAATGACAAACAACGGTTTACGCCCAGGAAAGTCCATCCAGGCAAAAGCATAAGCCGCAAAAGCAGCTATAAGAATCGGAATAACCGTGGAAGGTATGGCTACTGCGAGAGAATTCAAAACAGCATCATAGAAATTACTCCCATCCCTTGTGATAGTACGACCGTTACCATCGGTAAACTGTATCTTACCACTGGCCAAAACATCCCTATAATTAGATAAAGTCAGATTGGCACCAAAGCCGACCCATTCCCTTTCAAATTTATCAACACGCAAGGTTCTCTTATTACCATACCATCGATACTGCGTACCATCTTCACTGACAATACCTTCACGAAAACTCTCAAAGTCTCCCTCAATATCTTCAATAATGAAGGTTCCATCCACATCGATATCTTCAGACAGGGTTAGTTCTTCTGTTTTCACCCAATCCCGGTGAGGAAGAATGGACCACCAACCGGAAGAAAAAATATCTTCAGAACGTCGAAAGGAAGTCACAAAGATACCTAAAGTCGGGATGGTCCAAAGAAGAGTGATAAAAATAAGAACGATATTAACCCACACATTACGGGCTGTTCTTTTTAACTTTTGTTTTCGTTTAAATTTAGTGGGTTCACTCATTTGAAAGCCTTCCTTCCCTGGAATTGTCTCAGGTTATAGAGAAGGACTGGTACAACAGCAACCAAAAGTAATATGGCCAAAGCTGAAGCCTCTCCCGTTCTTCCCTGGGTAAATTGTCTCAAATAAAACTCATTGGCTATAACATTTGTACCAAAGTTACCACCTGTCATAACCCTAACAATATCAAAAAGTTTAAGACTAAAGATAACAATGGTGGTAGATACAGTGATAAGAGTCCCCATGATTTCTGGAATCATAATATGCCTAAAGACCTGGAACTCAGTCGCACCATCAACCTTGGCAGCTTCTATCAAAGAAGAAGGGATACCTTTTATTGCCGATGATAGAATGACCATGGCGTACCCAGTTTGAAGCCAAACCATGATAATGATAAGCAGGAGATTGTTCCAAAAAGGAAGCTGTAACCAAGCCTGGGCTTTAAAACCAAGTCCAGTGATAATGGCATTAAGAAGTCCTATCTCTACGATATTAGCCCCTTCCCCTTTATAGGCATAAATAAACTTCCAGATAACACCAGCTCCAACAAAAGAAATGGCCATAGGTAAGAAGATCAATGCTTTATAGATATTCTCAAACCGGCTCTTATCAGCCAATACAGCAATGAGAAGGCCGATCCCCACGCTACCGGATGTACCAAAAACAAGCCAATATATATTATTGCGAAAGCTTTCCCAGAACACACCGTCAGTAAAGACATTCCCATAATTTGTCAAACCGATAAATTGTCTTCCCGTATCATTAAAGAAACTTAAACTAAAGGTTCTAATGGTGGGAAGAATGAGAAACCATAATAAAAGAAGTAAAGCGGGACCTGCAAAAACAACCGGTAAGACAATAGAACGTGTCTTACGGGGTAATGTCTCAGCAATGCTGTTAAGAACATAGAACAATATAGCCACAGATCCAACACCCCATATGATGGCCACTATAACCATAAATAATTTGGACCCTTCCCATGATTTGAGAAATACATATCCCAATATAAGGATAGCCAAGGCTACTATTACTTCTAATAGTAGAAAAAAATATTT from Spirochaeta cellobiosiphila DSM 17781 harbors:
- a CDS encoding carbohydrate ABC transporter permease, which gives rise to MKSISIQKYFFLLLEVIVALAILILGYVFLKSWEGSKLFMVIVAIIWGVGSVAILFYVLNSIAETLPRKTRSIVLPVVFAGPALLLLLWFLILPTIRTFSLSFFNDTGRQFIGLTNYGNVFTDGVFWESFRNNIYWLVFGTSGSVGIGLLIAVLADKSRFENIYKALIFLPMAISFVGAGVIWKFIYAYKGEGANIVEIGLLNAIITGLGFKAQAWLQLPFWNNLLLIIIMVWLQTGYAMVILSSAIKGIPSSLIEAAKVDGATEFQVFRHIMIPEIMGTLITVSTTIVIFSLKLFDIVRVMTGGNFGTNVIANEFYLRQFTQGRTGEASALAILLLVAVVPVLLYNLRQFQGRKAFK